The following nucleotide sequence is from bacterium.
ATCGGCACAGGGTCTATAAGGAGATCGCCAACATCTACGCATTCCGAACGATAGAGCTTACGGAGGGGGACCTGGAGGAGGACGGGATAAGGTTCATCAGCGACCTGATGGATAGCATCAGCGGCGAGATGCGTGGCTACCTGATCAGCAAGAAGGTTCTGCCCTACAAGCTCCACCCGGTCAAGCATGGCGTTCTGATAGTGGTGTGCGCT
It contains:
- a CDS encoding type II/IV secretion system protein, yielding MLPAPPQGRFGSALVDNGVIDEEILDKALQIQSSEVEATRRKLGEILVQDLGVDRHRVYKEIANIYAFRTIELTEGDLEEDGIRFISDLMDSISGEMRGYLISKKVLPYKLHPVKHGVLIVVCA